One genomic region from Conexibacter woesei DSM 14684 encodes:
- a CDS encoding epoxide hydrolase family protein, with protein sequence MTNSTAASTAVRPFTIDVPQADLDDLRDRLARTRWVDELPGAGTDYGMPLATVRALADHWQDSFDWRAQEAKLNELPHFVTEIDGEQIHFLHIRSPHADALPLVMTHGWPKTFTELLALVGPLTDPVAHGGEAKDAFHVVIPSPPGYAFSGPTRSKGWNYPRIARAWDTLMKRLGYARYGAQGGDLGSLVGLALGRLAPEGLIGTHVMQIFAFPSGDPAELEKLDEHDRAGERIGEDFMAKAGYHAMSSSRPNTIGTALNDSPAGTLAWLLELPTNWGETPLDQLDKDALLTDVTIYWVTRTVASAARIYYEDAHSGEDWDANNPTPTGVAVFPWDFQSVRAFAERANTNIVHWKRMEYGSHFAAIDAPELLVADLREFYGGLR encoded by the coding sequence ATGACGAACTCCACCGCCGCTTCCACCGCCGTCCGCCCCTTCACGATCGACGTGCCGCAGGCCGATCTGGACGACCTGCGCGATCGTCTCGCCCGCACCCGCTGGGTCGACGAGCTGCCCGGTGCGGGCACCGACTACGGGATGCCGCTGGCGACCGTCCGCGCGCTCGCCGACCACTGGCAGGACAGCTTCGACTGGCGCGCGCAGGAGGCGAAGCTGAACGAGCTGCCGCATTTCGTGACCGAGATCGACGGCGAGCAGATCCACTTCCTCCACATCCGCTCGCCGCATGCGGACGCGCTGCCGCTCGTGATGACGCACGGCTGGCCGAAGACGTTCACCGAGCTGCTGGCGCTGGTCGGCCCGCTGACCGATCCGGTCGCGCACGGGGGCGAGGCGAAGGACGCCTTCCACGTCGTGATCCCGTCGCCGCCCGGCTACGCCTTCTCCGGTCCGACGCGCTCGAAGGGGTGGAACTACCCGCGGATCGCGCGCGCCTGGGACACGCTGATGAAGCGGCTCGGCTACGCGCGCTACGGCGCGCAGGGCGGCGACCTCGGCTCGCTCGTCGGGCTCGCGCTCGGGCGCCTCGCGCCGGAGGGCCTGATCGGCACGCACGTGATGCAGATCTTCGCGTTCCCGTCCGGCGACCCGGCAGAGCTGGAGAAGCTCGACGAGCACGACAGAGCGGGCGAGAGAATCGGCGAGGACTTCATGGCCAAGGCCGGCTACCACGCGATGTCGTCGAGCCGTCCGAACACGATCGGCACCGCGCTCAACGACTCGCCGGCCGGCACGCTCGCCTGGCTGCTGGAGCTGCCGACGAACTGGGGTGAGACGCCGCTCGACCAGCTCGACAAGGACGCGCTGCTGACCGACGTGACGATCTACTGGGTCACGCGGACCGTCGCCTCGGCCGCGCGGATCTACTACGAGGACGCGCACAGCGGCGAGGACTGGGACGCGAACAACCCGACCCCGACTGGCGTCGCCGTCTTCCCGTGGGACTTCCAGTCGGTGCGCGCGTTCGCCGAGCGGGCGAACACGAACATCGTCCACTGGAAGCGGATGGAGTACGGCAGCCACTTCGCCGCGATCGACGCGCCGGAGCTGCTCGTCGCCGACCTGCGCGAGTTCTACGGCGGATTGCGGTAG
- a CDS encoding winged helix DNA-binding domain-containing protein yields the protein MPRVRTITDRELTLSLLARQLLLERRRLPAAEAVRRLVALQAQYSPSPYIALHARVEGFAIADLERALRRGTVVKSTLMRGTLHLVHAAAYPAYASAWRFQARRMLAPRERALDGGAPALVAALADFLREPRTTDEIRALVRELTDGRLSDGSEGLDFARGSLPLVHVPPSGLWRQHGKFSLVRWETSGRGRAAVPEDPAAGTVALVRDYLAAFGPSTREDLAAFTWLRFHQLDPALSALEPLRRLTDARGRELLDLPRAPLPREDVATPVRFLAKWDAAIISHRDRTRIVPPGFAQQVYAARNGEVAPTFLVDGQVAGTWRDREEDGEAVLEARSLIGGSGSLPPDFEQEAERLLALLHPAARRRRVELVRDAA from the coding sequence ATGCCACGCGTGCGGACGATCACCGACCGGGAGCTGACGCTGTCACTGCTCGCCCGGCAGCTGCTGCTGGAGCGGCGGCGGCTGCCGGCCGCGGAGGCGGTGCGCCGCCTCGTCGCGCTGCAGGCGCAGTACTCGCCGTCGCCGTACATCGCGCTGCACGCGCGCGTCGAGGGGTTCGCGATCGCCGACCTGGAGCGCGCGCTGCGCCGCGGCACGGTCGTCAAGTCGACGCTGATGCGCGGCACGCTCCACCTCGTGCACGCGGCCGCTTACCCGGCGTACGCGTCGGCGTGGCGCTTCCAGGCACGTCGGATGCTGGCGCCGAGAGAACGGGCGCTCGACGGCGGCGCGCCGGCGCTCGTCGCGGCGCTCGCGGACTTCCTGCGCGAGCCGCGCACGACCGACGAGATCCGCGCGCTGGTACGCGAGCTGACGGACGGGCGGCTGTCGGACGGGAGCGAGGGCCTCGACTTCGCGCGCGGCTCGCTGCCGCTCGTGCACGTGCCGCCGTCGGGCCTCTGGCGTCAGCACGGCAAGTTCTCGCTCGTGCGCTGGGAGACGTCGGGGCGTGGGCGCGCGGCGGTGCCGGAGGATCCGGCTGCCGGGACGGTCGCGCTGGTGCGCGACTACCTCGCGGCGTTCGGCCCGTCGACGCGCGAGGATCTCGCCGCGTTCACGTGGCTGCGCTTCCACCAGCTCGATCCCGCGCTGTCCGCACTGGAGCCGCTGCGGCGGCTCACCGACGCGCGCGGGCGTGAGCTGCTCGACCTGCCGCGCGCGCCGCTGCCGCGCGAGGACGTCGCGACGCCGGTCCGCTTTCTCGCGAAGTGGGACGCGGCGATCATCTCCCACCGCGACCGCACGCGGATCGTGCCGCCCGGCTTCGCGCAGCAGGTGTACGCCGCCAGAAACGGCGAGGTCGCGCCGACGTTCCTCGTCGACGGCCAGGTCGCGGGGACGTGGCGGGACCGCGAGGAAGACGGCGAGGCGGTCCTCGAGGCCCGTTCGCTGATCGGCGGCAGCGGCTCGCTGCCGCCGGACTTCGAGCAGGAGGCCGAGCGCCTGCTCGCGCTGCTGCACCCGGCCGCGCGGCGGCGCCGCGTCGAGCTGGTGCGCGACGCCGCCTAG
- a CDS encoding IS481 family transposase — MKLHANAPLGPKGRERMVLRVVEQGWSIAEAAQAAGVSDRTCSKWIGRYRAEGSMGLVDRASTPKRSPTRTPEDRVQLIAALRRLRMTAAEIALCLGMALSTVSAVLRRINLGKRSRLDPPEPPNRYERARPGELLHIDVKKLGRIHGGAGHRVTGRKSGMHRARGAGWDYVHVCVDDATRLAYVEVLPDERGTTVAGFLRRAIRHYRRHGITVERVMTDNGSGYRSTLHAIACRLQGVRHLRTRPYRPRTNGKAERFIRTMIEGWAYGAIYASSAERTAALDGWLFTYNHRRPHGSLSHKPPAARLRELNNLPSSYS; from the coding sequence ATGAAGTTGCACGCTAACGCGCCTCTCGGCCCGAAGGGCCGTGAGCGGATGGTGCTTCGGGTGGTCGAGCAGGGGTGGTCGATCGCGGAGGCCGCGCAAGCGGCCGGAGTGAGCGACCGCACCTGCTCGAAGTGGATCGGCCGCTACCGGGCCGAGGGCTCGATGGGGTTGGTCGACCGGGCCTCGACCCCGAAGCGCAGCCCGACGCGCACGCCCGAGGACCGGGTCCAGTTGATCGCTGCGTTGCGCCGGTTGCGGATGACCGCTGCCGAGATCGCCCTCTGCCTGGGAATGGCGCTTTCGACCGTCTCAGCGGTCCTGCGGCGGATCAATCTCGGCAAGCGCTCTCGGCTGGACCCGCCCGAGCCACCCAACCGCTACGAGCGAGCCCGACCGGGCGAGCTGTTGCACATCGACGTCAAGAAGCTCGGCCGCATCCATGGCGGCGCCGGGCACCGCGTCACCGGCCGCAAGAGCGGGATGCATCGCGCGCGAGGGGCGGGCTGGGACTACGTTCACGTCTGCGTCGACGACGCGACTCGCCTGGCCTACGTCGAGGTCTTGCCCGACGAAAGAGGAACGACGGTCGCTGGGTTCTTGCGCCGCGCGATCCGCCACTATCGCCGCCACGGAATCACCGTCGAGCGCGTGATGACCGACAACGGCTCGGGCTACCGATCAACGCTGCACGCGATCGCTTGCCGTCTTCAAGGCGTCCGACACCTCCGCACCCGGCCCTACCGGCCCCGCACCAACGGAAAAGCTGAGCGGTTCATCCGCACGATGATCGAGGGCTGGGCCTACGGCGCGATCTACGCCTCAAGCGCAGAACGCACCGCAGCCCTTGACGGCTGGCTCTTCACCTACAACCATCGCCGCCCACACGGCTCCCTCAGCCACAAGCCCCCGGCAGCCCGCCTCCGCGAGCTGAACAACCTCCCTAGCTCTTACAGCTAG
- a CDS encoding CapA family protein: protein MSSPASSSPRLRAAQIAIVTVLVLFLVVRLADSGDGDGGSGTAAAAEADPLGSGRAVTLAFGGDVHFEDGLRGRLAADPARALDPLPRLLKGADLSIVNLETAVTRDGDCPDRQPKQFAFAAPESAFAALRSAGVTVASGANNHGMDCGRAGLEQTLAAARGAGVPLIGVGVHEEAAFKPFVVEKHGQRIAIVAASQVLDDELAAAWMAVDAEPGMATARDLGALVRAVREARATADTVVVFLHWGTELQQCPNPRQPPLARLLAAAGADVIAGSHAHVPLGAGYSGRTLVAYGLGNLAFYARGPPRTSSGVLTVTITGRRVDRYAWRPAVIEDGAPIPLRGAARDAAKAEWRALRGCTGLAARPSGGYLTAQ, encoded by the coding sequence GTGTCCTCCCCCGCGTCGTCATCGCCGCGGCTGCGCGCCGCGCAGATCGCGATCGTCACCGTGCTCGTCCTGTTCCTCGTCGTGCGACTCGCCGACAGCGGTGACGGCGACGGCGGATCCGGCACCGCCGCGGCAGCCGAGGCCGACCCGCTCGGCAGCGGCCGGGCCGTGACGCTCGCGTTCGGCGGCGACGTGCACTTCGAGGACGGGCTGCGCGGCCGTCTCGCCGCCGACCCCGCACGCGCGCTCGATCCGCTGCCGCGGCTTCTGAAGGGCGCCGACCTCTCGATCGTCAACCTCGAGACGGCGGTCACGCGCGACGGCGACTGTCCCGACAGACAGCCGAAGCAGTTCGCGTTCGCGGCGCCTGAGAGCGCGTTCGCCGCACTCAGATCCGCGGGCGTGACGGTCGCCAGCGGTGCCAACAACCACGGGATGGACTGCGGCCGCGCGGGGCTGGAGCAGACGCTCGCGGCGGCTCGCGGCGCCGGCGTCCCGCTGATCGGCGTCGGCGTCCACGAGGAGGCGGCGTTCAAGCCGTTCGTGGTCGAGAAGCACGGCCAGCGGATCGCGATCGTCGCCGCGTCGCAGGTGCTCGACGACGAGCTCGCCGCCGCCTGGATGGCGGTCGACGCCGAGCCGGGGATGGCGACCGCGCGCGACCTCGGCGCGCTCGTGAGAGCGGTTCGCGAGGCGCGCGCGACCGCCGACACCGTCGTCGTCTTCCTGCACTGGGGCACCGAGCTGCAGCAGTGTCCGAACCCGCGCCAGCCACCGCTCGCGAGACTGCTCGCGGCGGCCGGCGCGGACGTCATCGCCGGCTCCCACGCGCACGTGCCGCTCGGCGCCGGCTACAGCGGCCGCACGCTCGTCGCGTACGGGCTCGGCAACCTCGCCTTCTACGCGAGAGGGCCGCCGAGAACGTCGAGCGGCGTGCTGACCGTGACGATCACCGGCCGCCGCGTCGACCGCTACGCCTGGCGCCCGGCCGTGATCGAGGACGGCGCGCCGATCCCGCTGCGCGGCGCTGCACGCGACGCTGCCAAGGCGGAGTGGCGGGCGCTGCGCGGCTGCACCGGGCTGGCGGCGAGGCCGAGCGGCGGGTATCTGACCGCGCAGTAG
- a CDS encoding MarR family winged helix-turn-helix transcriptional regulator: MADHSSTALLDHLGRLSRSRAEAALAPLGMRSRHLVALTLLREHGPGTQQALAASLSIDRTNLVGLLNELEAGGHVTRHRSPEDRRRHIVALTPAGEQVLQDAEQRVADAEEELLQRLSAEERETLYALLARATNGHAIDCVGEAGLRDPQPQLDAAP; encoded by the coding sequence ATGGCCGACCACTCGTCCACTGCTCTGCTCGACCACCTCGGCCGCCTCTCGCGCAGCCGCGCCGAGGCGGCGCTCGCGCCGCTCGGCATGCGCTCGCGGCACCTCGTCGCGCTGACGCTGCTGCGCGAGCACGGCCCCGGCACGCAGCAGGCGCTCGCCGCCTCGCTGTCGATCGATCGCACGAACCTCGTCGGGCTGCTGAACGAGCTGGAGGCGGGCGGCCACGTCACGCGGCACCGCTCGCCCGAGGACCGCCGCCGGCACATCGTCGCGCTGACGCCCGCGGGCGAGCAGGTCCTGCAGGACGCCGAGCAGCGTGTCGCGGACGCCGAGGAGGAGCTGCTGCAGCGGCTCAGCGCCGAGGAGCGCGAGACGCTCTACGCGCTGCTCGCCCGCGCCACCAACGGCCATGCGATCGACTGCGTCGGCGAGGCCGGCCTGCGCGATCCCCAGCCGCAGCTGGACGCGGCACCGTAG
- a CDS encoding FMN-dependent NADH-azoreductase: protein MTTPERPHLLHIDSSIQGDRSVSRALSAQAAARWRDAHPDGTVVYRDLAAEPLPHIDEHAAQARFVPPEQHTSEQAAAFALSERLAGEVKAADVVLLGLPIYNFGAPSTVKAWVDHLVFPGLSVDGVSGEGLLGGTDLIVLAARGGGYGPGTPKEGWDHAGQWLPHGLSLTGLEPRFVAAELTLADVNPAMAELRGLAAESLAAARTEIEQLWAAERVQAASS from the coding sequence ATGACCACGCCGGAACGGCCCCATCTGCTGCACATCGACTCGAGCATCCAGGGCGACCGCTCGGTCAGCCGCGCGCTCAGCGCCCAAGCCGCCGCGCGCTGGCGCGACGCGCATCCCGACGGCACCGTCGTCTACCGCGATCTCGCCGCCGAGCCGCTGCCGCACATCGACGAGCACGCCGCGCAGGCGCGCTTCGTGCCGCCGGAGCAGCACACGTCCGAGCAGGCGGCCGCCTTCGCGCTCTCCGAGCGCCTCGCCGGCGAGGTCAAGGCCGCCGACGTCGTCCTGCTCGGCCTGCCGATCTACAACTTCGGCGCGCCGAGCACGGTGAAGGCGTGGGTCGACCACCTCGTCTTCCCCGGCCTCTCGGTCGACGGCGTCAGCGGCGAAGGGCTGCTCGGCGGCACCGACCTGATCGTCCTCGCCGCGCGCGGCGGCGGCTACGGACCCGGCACGCCGAAGGAGGGCTGGGACCACGCCGGCCAGTGGTTGCCGCACGGCCTCAGCCTGACGGGCCTCGAACCGCGCTTCGTCGCCGCCGAGCTGACGCTGGCGGACGTCAATCCCGCGATGGCGGAGCTGCGCGGCCTCGCGGCCGAGAGCCTCGCCGCAGCGCGCACCGAGATCGAGCAGCTGTGGGCGGCGGAGCGCGTCCAGGCCGCCTCATCGTGA
- a CDS encoding PepSY domain-containing protein — MRIPRKTLIGVGAAVALAAGGTGVALAVSGGGDDGRDGNDGAPVPAATATKAKDAALKVTRGGTVTDFERDDERGATYEVEIAKPDGSSVDVRLDEAFKLVGQPEVDRRDRGDGDDDRGSDRDDDDRYDRDDDRDDRDDHGDDRDDD, encoded by the coding sequence ATGAGAATCCCCCGCAAGACACTGATCGGCGTCGGCGCGGCGGTCGCCCTGGCAGCCGGCGGCACCGGCGTCGCGCTGGCCGTCAGCGGTGGCGGCGACGATGGCCGTGACGGCAACGACGGCGCGCCCGTCCCTGCGGCGACAGCGACGAAGGCGAAGGACGCCGCGCTGAAGGTCACCCGCGGCGGCACGGTCACCGACTTCGAGCGCGACGACGAGCGCGGCGCGACCTACGAGGTCGAGATCGCCAAGCCGGACGGCAGCTCGGTCGACGTGCGGCTCGACGAGGCGTTCAAGCTCGTCGGCCAGCCGGAGGTCGATCGGCGCGACCGCGGCGACGGCGACGACGACCGCGGCAGCGATCGGGACGACGACGACCGCTACGATCGGGACGACGACCGCGACGACCGCGACGACCACGGCGACGACCGCGACGACGACTGA
- a CDS encoding sensor histidine kinase, translating into MSRVPIRLRVTGAFVLVMALVLVATGVFVDRRVASERSRALDADLRSQVAGADAASVRAEDDEPVQLLAADGRVLATSEEAGARPLLDRTEVRQLLGDDDEDDDDASADDASEELRREVTLDGDAVRLFAREDGSGHVVVAGRSLDDLDDQLASLRTTLLVAGLAALALASAIAYVAVAAALRPVERMRARAAAVSEEDPAARLPIPPARDEIRRLGETLNAMLDRLHGALDRERRFVADASHELRTPLSILKAELELAARPGRTPGELRETVASAAEETDRLGRLAEDLLVLARADRGRLPVRPEPVDADALLGAVRERFAVRAAHEQRPLEVEPDAALTVSADPLRVEQALGNLVDNALRHGSGAVRLSARRSGPEAVRLAVRDDGPGLPPALAATAFERFTRGDEARGRGGAGLGLAIVAAIATAHGGRAGADGGSLWIELPDAGTAGGS; encoded by the coding sequence GTGAGCCGCGTTCCGATCCGGCTGCGCGTCACCGGCGCGTTCGTCCTCGTGATGGCGCTGGTGCTCGTCGCGACCGGCGTCTTCGTCGACCGGCGGGTGGCCTCCGAGCGCTCGCGCGCGCTCGATGCCGACCTGCGCTCGCAGGTCGCCGGCGCCGACGCCGCCTCGGTGCGCGCCGAGGACGACGAGCCGGTGCAGCTGCTCGCCGCCGACGGGCGCGTGCTCGCGACCTCCGAGGAGGCGGGCGCGCGCCCGTTGCTCGACCGCACCGAGGTGCGGCAGCTGCTCGGCGACGACGACGAGGATGACGACGACGCAAGCGCCGACGACGCGAGCGAGGAGCTGCGCCGCGAGGTGACCCTCGACGGCGACGCGGTGCGCCTGTTCGCGCGGGAGGACGGCAGCGGCCACGTGGTCGTCGCCGGCCGCTCGCTCGACGACCTCGACGACCAGCTCGCGTCGCTGCGGACGACGCTGCTGGTGGCCGGGCTCGCCGCGCTCGCGCTGGCGTCGGCGATCGCCTACGTCGCGGTCGCCGCGGCGCTGCGCCCGGTCGAGCGGATGCGCGCCCGTGCGGCCGCCGTCTCGGAGGAGGATCCGGCCGCCCGGCTGCCGATCCCGCCGGCGCGCGACGAGATCCGCCGGCTCGGCGAGACGCTCAACGCGATGCTCGACCGGCTGCACGGCGCGCTCGACCGCGAGCGGCGCTTCGTCGCCGATGCGAGCCACGAGCTGCGCACGCCGCTGTCGATCCTGAAGGCCGAGCTGGAGCTGGCGGCGCGGCCCGGCCGCACGCCCGGCGAGCTGCGCGAGACCGTCGCCTCCGCGGCGGAGGAGACCGACCGCCTCGGTCGCCTCGCGGAGGACCTGCTCGTGCTCGCCCGCGCCGATCGCGGCCGGCTGCCGGTGCGCCCCGAGCCGGTCGACGCGGACGCGCTGCTGGGGGCGGTCCGGGAGCGCTTCGCCGTCCGCGCCGCGCACGAGCAGCGGCCGCTGGAGGTCGAGCCGGACGCGGCGCTGACGGTCTCCGCCGACCCGCTGCGGGTCGAGCAGGCGCTCGGCAACCTCGTCGACAACGCGCTCCGCCACGGTTCCGGCGCGGTCCGCCTGAGTGCGCGGCGGAGCGGCCCCGAAGCTGTTCGCCTCGCCGTCCGCGACGACGGCCCGGGGCTGCCGCCCGCGCTCGCCGCGACGGCCTTCGAGCGCTTCACGCGCGGCGACGAGGCGCGTGGGCGCGGCGGTGCCGGGCTCGGGCTCGCGATCGTCGCGGCGATCGCGACGGCGCACGGAGGCCGGGCCGGCGCCGACGGCGGCTCCCTCTGGATCGAGCTGCCGGACGCGGGCACGGCGGGCGGGAGCTGA
- a CDS encoding response regulator transcription factor, protein MRVLVIEDEPKLRAAIRRGLTEDGLVCDVAERGEDALWMAGSSAYDAIVLDVMLPGIDGFETCRRLRADGVWAPVLMLTARDAVEDRVAGLDTGADDYVTKPFSLAELSARLRALARRGPVQRPAVLAAGDLTLDPATRRVARGEVEIELSAREYALLEAFMRRPGEVLERHVLLDLAWGRDYENRSNVVDVYVRYLRERVDRPFGAEAIETLRGVGYRLRADGGR, encoded by the coding sequence ATGCGCGTCCTGGTCATCGAGGACGAGCCGAAGCTGCGCGCCGCGATCCGCCGCGGGCTGACCGAGGACGGGCTCGTCTGCGACGTCGCGGAGCGCGGCGAGGACGCGCTCTGGATGGCCGGCTCCTCCGCGTACGACGCGATCGTGCTCGACGTGATGCTGCCGGGGATCGACGGCTTCGAGACGTGCCGGCGGCTGCGCGCCGACGGCGTCTGGGCGCCGGTGCTGATGCTGACCGCGCGCGACGCGGTCGAGGACCGCGTCGCCGGGCTCGACACGGGCGCCGACGACTACGTCACGAAGCCGTTCTCGCTCGCGGAGCTGTCGGCGCGGCTGCGGGCGCTGGCGCGGCGCGGCCCAGTGCAGCGGCCGGCGGTGCTCGCGGCCGGCGACCTCACGCTCGACCCCGCGACGCGCCGCGTCGCGCGCGGCGAGGTCGAGATCGAGCTGTCGGCGCGCGAGTACGCGCTGCTGGAGGCGTTCATGCGGCGGCCCGGCGAGGTGCTCGAGCGCCACGTGCTGCTCGACCTCGCCTGGGGCCGCGACTACGAGAACCGCTCGAACGTGGTCGACGTCTACGTGCGCTATCTGCGCGAGAGAGTCGACCGGCCGTTCGGCGCCGAGGCGATCGAGACGCTGCGCGGCGTCGGCTACCGGCTGCGCGCCGACGGTGGCCGCTGA
- a CDS encoding response regulator transcription factor, whose amino-acid sequence MAHVLLIEDDDAVRGGLRLGLRRLGHDVAEAATGGDGLRALQVAEPDVVVLDLMLPDLDGFEVCRRIRTGNAVPVIMLTARDADLDVVSGLEAGADDYVVKPVHARVLEARIRAVLRRATPASSASSHPAAFGDLAIDRRALVVSCAGEPVALTATELRLLLELSDVPGLVLSRQQLLESVWGHDYLGDSRLVDACVRRLRAKIESEPADPRYIQTVRGFGYRFGPL is encoded by the coding sequence ATGGCGCACGTGCTGCTGATCGAGGACGACGACGCGGTCCGGGGCGGCCTCCGCCTCGGGCTGCGCCGGCTCGGTCACGATGTCGCCGAGGCCGCGACCGGCGGCGACGGCCTGCGCGCGCTGCAGGTGGCGGAGCCCGACGTCGTCGTGCTCGACCTGATGCTGCCCGACCTCGACGGCTTCGAGGTCTGCCGCCGGATCCGGACTGGGAACGCGGTGCCCGTGATCATGCTCACCGCCCGCGACGCGGACCTCGACGTCGTCAGCGGGCTGGAGGCCGGCGCCGACGACTACGTCGTCAAGCCCGTCCACGCGCGCGTGCTCGAAGCGCGCATCCGCGCCGTGCTGCGGCGGGCGACGCCAGCGAGCAGCGCGTCGTCGCACCCAGCGGCGTTCGGCGACCTCGCGATCGACCGCCGCGCGCTCGTCGTCAGCTGCGCCGGCGAGCCGGTCGCCCTGACGGCGACCGAGCTGCGCCTGCTGCTGGAGCTGTCCGACGTGCCCGGTCTGGTGCTGAGCCGGCAGCAGCTGTTGGAGTCCGTCTGGGGGCACGACTACCTCGGCGACTCGCGCCTCGTCGACGCGTGCGTGCGGCGGCTGCGCGCGAAGATCGAGTCGGAGCCGGCCGACCCGCGCTACATCCAGACGGTGCGCGGGTTCGGGTACCGCTTCGGGCCGCTGTGA
- a CDS encoding sensor histidine kinase, whose translation MRRLRSLRVRLVVAFAAVAVGSALATALLAYRDASRFTLSRTQDAIVRDLRERVRVYAPSLAHPPSQAALERFARDVSPAVRTASVVVTYRDRRALLRPQTAPGAAIPADVRRSVARGDGAVLRRVEGADGEPLLVVGMPVAFAGAASAPSGIAVFAVASLAPERDDAARLARAMAGGIAVAGLIAALLALLAARGVLGPVRRLGAAARELAQGRLDTRLDASGGDELAELSRTFNATAAALEQNVAELRRLEASARRFVADVSHELRTPVSAMLAATEALDGEDAAAAAQLVSNETARLAQLVNDLIEVSRFDARAAVLRVEEVDVGEAVAGTLRVRGWTERVAADLPPGIRAELDPRRLDVIVANLVGNALRHGAPPVRVVLRAGERGVELAVADSGAGIPADERERVFERFYKGDRSRARTDGSGLGLSIATENARLHGGGIVAAAAPGGGACFTVRLPWSGPA comes from the coding sequence GTGAGGCGGCTGCGCAGCCTGCGGGTCCGCCTCGTCGTCGCGTTCGCCGCGGTCGCGGTCGGCAGCGCGCTCGCGACCGCGCTGCTCGCCTACCGCGACGCGAGCCGCTTCACGCTCTCGCGCACGCAGGACGCGATCGTCCGCGACCTGCGCGAACGCGTCCGCGTGTACGCGCCCTCGCTCGCCCATCCGCCGTCGCAGGCGGCGCTGGAGCGCTTCGCCCGCGACGTCTCGCCGGCTGTGCGAACGGCGTCGGTCGTCGTGACCTACCGCGACCGCCGCGCGCTGCTGCGACCGCAGACGGCTCCCGGCGCGGCGATCCCGGCCGACGTGCGCCGCTCGGTCGCGCGCGGCGACGGAGCGGTCCTCCGTCGCGTCGAGGGCGCGGACGGGGAGCCGCTGCTCGTCGTCGGCATGCCGGTCGCGTTCGCGGGCGCCGCCTCCGCTCCCTCCGGCATCGCCGTCTTCGCCGTCGCCTCGCTCGCGCCGGAGCGGGACGACGCCGCACGGCTCGCGCGTGCGATGGCGGGCGGGATCGCGGTCGCCGGGCTGATCGCGGCGCTGCTGGCGCTCCTGGCCGCCCGCGGCGTGCTCGGTCCGGTGCGGCGCCTCGGCGCTGCCGCGCGCGAGCTGGCGCAGGGCAGACTCGACACGCGCCTGGACGCGAGCGGCGGCGACGAGCTGGCGGAGCTGTCGCGCACGTTCAACGCGACCGCCGCGGCGCTGGAGCAGAACGTCGCCGAGCTGCGCCGGCTGGAGGCGTCGGCGCGCCGCTTCGTCGCGGACGTCTCGCACGAGCTGCGCACGCCCGTCAGCGCGATGCTCGCGGCGACCGAGGCGCTCGACGGCGAGGACGCCGCCGCCGCCGCGCAGCTCGTCAGCAACGAGACGGCGCGGCTCGCTCAGCTCGTCAACGACCTGATCGAGGTGTCTCGCTTCGACGCCCGCGCAGCCGTGCTGCGGGTCGAGGAGGTCGACGTCGGCGAGGCGGTCGCGGGGACGCTGCGCGTGCGCGGCTGGACCGAGCGGGTCGCCGCCGACCTGCCGCCGGGCATCCGCGCCGAGCTCGATCCGCGCCGGCTCGACGTGATCGTCGCGAACCTCGTCGGCAACGCGCTGCGCCACGGCGCGCCGCCGGTGCGCGTCGTGCTGCGCGCCGGCGAGCGGGGCGTCGAGTTGGCCGTCGCCGACAGCGGCGCGGGGATCCCGGCCGACGAGCGGGAGCGCGTCTTCGAGCGCTTCTACAAGGGCGACCGCTCGCGTGCGCGAACGGACGGGAGCGGGCTGGGGCTGTCGATCGCGACCGAGAACGCGCGACTGCACGGCGGCGGCATCGTCGCGGCCGCGGCGCCGGGCGGCGGCGCGTGCTTCACCGTGCGGCTGCCGTGGAGCGGCCCCGCGTGA
- a CDS encoding cupin domain-containing protein — translation MIDVIEPTQPERVEKPWGHEVWWAHTDRYAGKLLFVRAGERLSLQYHREKDETSYLLSGRLLLVQGDDAESLTETVVEPGVRWRNAPGVVHTVEAIEDATILEVSTPELDDVVRLSDRYGRVG, via the coding sequence ATGATCGACGTCATCGAGCCGACGCAGCCTGAGCGTGTCGAGAAGCCGTGGGGCCACGAAGTGTGGTGGGCCCATACGGACCGCTACGCGGGCAAGCTGCTGTTCGTGCGCGCCGGGGAGCGCCTCTCGCTCCAGTACCACCGCGAGAAGGACGAGACCTCCTACCTGCTCAGCGGCCGGCTGCTGCTCGTGCAGGGTGACGACGCGGAGAGCCTGACCGAGACGGTGGTCGAGCCCGGCGTCCGCTGGCGCAACGCGCCGGGCGTCGTGCACACCGTCGAGGCGATCGAGGACGCGACGATCCTCGAGGTCTCGACCCCGGAGCTCGACGACGTCGTGCGTCTCTCCGACCGCTACGGCCGCGTCGGCTGA